In Flavobacteriaceae bacterium, the following proteins share a genomic window:
- a CDS encoding bifunctional 5,10-methylene-tetrahydrofolate dehydrogenase/5,10-methylene-tetrahydrofolate cyclohydrolase (catalyzes the formation of 5,10-methenyltetrahydrofolate from 5,10-methylenetetrahydrofolate and subsequent formation of 10-formyltetrahydrofolate from 5,10-methenyltetrahydrofolate): MTLLDGKKTSNDIKDEIAVEVQKIVAKGEKVPHLAAVIVGSDGASLTYVGSKVRACERVGFESTLISLPEETTEETLLNKVAELNADSDIDGYIVQLPLPKHIDEQKVLMAVDPNKDVDGFHPVNVGRMALDLPTFLPATPYGIMELLERYEVETSGKNVVVIGRSHIVGRPMSILMSQKRKAGNATVTIAHSRTKDLSAITKEADIIVAALGIAEFLTGDMVKDGVTIIDVGITRVPDDTRERGYRIAGDVHFESVSQKTNFITPVPGGVGPMTIAMLLKNTLQARQSQAN, translated from the coding sequence ATGACCTTACTCGACGGAAAAAAAACTAGCAACGATATTAAAGATGAAATTGCTGTTGAAGTACAAAAAATAGTAGCTAAAGGTGAGAAAGTACCGCACTTAGCAGCTGTTATTGTAGGTAGTGATGGAGCTAGCTTAACATATGTAGGGAGTAAAGTTCGCGCTTGCGAACGTGTTGGTTTTGAATCTACATTAATTTCACTTCCAGAAGAAACTACAGAGGAAACTTTATTGAATAAAGTTGCTGAACTTAATGCAGATTCAGACATCGACGGATATATTGTGCAATTACCATTGCCTAAACATATTGATGAACAAAAAGTGTTAATGGCTGTAGACCCAAATAAAGATGTTGATGGGTTTCATCCTGTAAATGTTGGACGAATGGCATTAGATTTGCCAACATTTTTGCCAGCAACGCCTTATGGTATTATGGAACTGTTAGAGCGTTATGAGGTTGAAACTTCTGGAAAAAATGTTGTGGTTATTGGTCGTAGTCATATTGTAGGACGTCCGATGAGTATTTTAATGAGTCAAAAGCGTAAGGCCGGTAATGCTACGGTAACGATTGCTCATAGCCGTACAAAGGACTTGTCTGCAATTACAAAAGAAGCAGATATTATTGTTGCTGCTTTAGGAATAGCTGAATTTTTAACAGGAGATATGGTAAAAGATGGCGTAACGATTATTGACGTGGGTATTACTCGTGTTCCAGATGATACCAGAGAAAGAGGTTATCGTATAGCTGGAGATGTACATTTTGAAAGTGTAAGCCAAAAAACGAATTTTATTACTCCAGTTCCTGGCGGCGTTGGCCCTATGACGATTGCTATGCTTCTAAAGAATACATTACAAGCTAGACAATCTCAAGCTAATTAA
- a CDS encoding signal recognition particle protein yields the protein MFDNLSDKLDKALHVLKGHGSITEVNVAETLKEIRRALLDADVNFKIAKEFTNRVKEKALGQNVLTTLQPGQLMVKLVKDELTELMGGDAAGVNLSGNPSIILMSGLQGSGKTTFSGKLANFLKNKKTKKPLLVACDVYRPAAIDQLHVVGEQIGVEVFSDRGNNDPVAISKAAIAHAKSNGFNVVIIDTAGRLAVDETMMTEISNIHKAIQPQETLFVVDSMTGQDAVNTAKAFNDVLNFDGVILTKLDGDTRGGAAISIKSVVNKPIKFIGTGEKMEAIDIFYPSRMADRILGMGDVVSLVERAQEQFDEQEARKLQKKIAKNQFGFDDFLKQIQQVKKMGNMKDLMGMIPGAGKMMKNIDIDDDAFKHIEAMIHSMTPEERTKPSVINASRKKRIGKGSGTSVQQVNQLLKQFDQMSKMMKMMQGGKGKAMMQAMKNMR from the coding sequence ATGTTTGATAATTTAAGTGATAAATTAGATAAAGCCCTTCACGTCTTAAAAGGACACGGAAGTATTACAGAAGTTAATGTAGCTGAAACCTTAAAAGAAATACGTCGTGCATTATTAGATGCCGATGTTAACTTTAAAATTGCAAAAGAGTTTACTAATAGAGTAAAAGAAAAAGCATTAGGTCAGAATGTATTAACAACTTTACAACCAGGACAGTTAATGGTTAAACTCGTTAAAGATGAGTTAACTGAACTTATGGGAGGTGATGCAGCAGGTGTAAATTTATCAGGGAATCCTTCTATAATTTTAATGTCTGGATTACAAGGATCTGGTAAAACTACGTTTTCAGGAAAATTGGCTAATTTCCTTAAAAATAAAAAAACTAAAAAGCCATTATTAGTTGCTTGTGACGTATATCGTCCTGCAGCAATTGATCAATTACATGTTGTTGGAGAGCAAATTGGTGTTGAAGTTTTTAGCGATAGAGGAAACAATGATCCTGTAGCGATTTCAAAAGCAGCAATTGCCCATGCTAAATCTAATGGTTTTAATGTGGTTATTATTGATACCGCTGGTCGTTTAGCTGTAGATGAAACAATGATGACTGAGATTTCTAATATTCATAAAGCCATCCAGCCTCAAGAAACTTTGTTTGTTGTAGATTCTATGACTGGACAAGACGCCGTAAATACAGCAAAAGCTTTTAATGATGTATTAAATTTTGATGGAGTTATACTTACGAAATTAGATGGAGATACACGAGGTGGAGCTGCTATTTCTATTAAATCTGTAGTTAATAAACCAATTAAGTTTATTGGTACAGGTGAAAAAATGGAAGCGATAGATATCTTTTATCCATCACGTATGGCGGATCGTATTTTGGGAATGGGTGATGTAGTATCTTTAGTCGAACGTGCTCAAGAGCAATTTGATGAACAAGAAGCTAGAAAGCTCCAAAAGAAAATAGCGAAAAATCAATTTGGTTTTGATGATTTCTTAAAACAGATTCAGCAAGTGAAAAAAATGGGGAATATGAAAGATTTGATGGGAATGATTCCTGGAGCTGGAAAAATGATGAAAAATATAGATATCGATGATGATGCATTTAAGCACATAGAAGCAATGATACACTCTATGACTCCAGAAGAAAGAACTAAACCATCTGTAATTAATGCGAGCAGAAAAAAACGTATAGGAAAAGGATCTGGAACTTCAGTACAGCAAGTCAATCAACTGTTAAAGCAATTTGACCAAATGAGTAAAATGATGAAAATGATGCAAGGAGGTAAAGGTAAAGCCATGATGCAAGCAATGAAAAATATGAGATAA
- a CDS encoding sigma-70 family RNA polymerase sigma factor produces the protein MNKELHDTVCDDEVYITVFNAHSKDLHDFLYYKFGEHFNPKDKVQDAFIKLWENCNKVSLNKAKSFLFTVANNLMLNETAHQKVVLKYQNIAPKSHTNENPEFLLEENEYMQKLQGAISNLTEAQRVAFLLNRIEGKKHKEIAELLNISTKAVEKRIYGALKKLREDIEEI, from the coding sequence ATGAATAAAGAACTACACGATACCGTATGTGATGACGAAGTTTATATTACGGTTTTTAATGCGCACTCAAAAGACTTACACGATTTTCTCTATTATAAATTTGGAGAACATTTTAACCCAAAAGATAAAGTTCAAGATGCTTTTATTAAGTTATGGGAAAACTGTAACAAAGTTTCTCTTAATAAAGCAAAATCTTTTCTTTTTACAGTTGCTAATAATTTAATGTTAAATGAAACTGCACATCAAAAAGTAGTTTTAAAATACCAGAACATAGCGCCTAAATCACATACTAATGAAAATCCAGAATTTTTATTAGAAGAAAATGAATATATGCAAAAACTACAAGGTGCTATTTCTAATTTAACCGAAGCACAACGTGTTGCTTTTTTATTAAATAGAATAGAAGGAAAAAAACATAAAGAAATTGCCGAGCTTTTAAATATTTCTACTAAAGCGGTTGAAAAGCGAATTTATGGAGCTCTTAAAAAATTAAGAGAAGATATTGAAGAAATATAA
- a CDS encoding FecR family protein, translating to MKREELIKKWLDNELTPQEFEAFNALEDVEFLKKLSNNVKQFKAPEYDTSEELDKLFSKTKPIQLSSRNWIKPLLRVAAILTICFSIYYYTTTLDSDTNITTLVAQKTKVILPDASKVEINALSDLTFNKNTWGEERTVSLDGEAYFKVAKGSTFNVNTPSGIITVLGTQFNVKHRDDIFEVICYEGSVGVSYNSTTVTLKPGETFLIIDGNNINIPKENIIKPSWINNRSNFKSLPFKYVINEFERQYNVTINVKNIDVNELYTGHFFHNDINHALKSITLPLNLKHNSENNSNVIVLTRE from the coding sequence ATGAAACGTGAAGAATTAATAAAAAAATGGTTAGATAATGAACTCACTCCTCAGGAGTTTGAAGCATTTAATGCCCTCGAAGATGTTGAGTTTTTAAAAAAATTATCTAACAATGTAAAGCAATTTAAAGCTCCTGAATATGATACTTCAGAAGAATTGGACAAGTTATTTTCTAAAACTAAACCCATTCAATTGTCTTCTCGTAATTGGATAAAACCATTATTACGCGTAGCCGCCATACTTACCATTTGCTTTAGCATATATTATTATACTACAACTTTAGATTCGGATACTAATATCACCACATTGGTTGCTCAAAAAACAAAAGTAATATTGCCTGACGCATCAAAAGTAGAAATTAATGCTTTATCTGATCTTACATTTAACAAAAATACTTGGGGTGAGGAACGCACTGTTTCTTTAGATGGTGAAGCATATTTTAAAGTTGCTAAAGGGTCTACATTTAATGTTAATACACCTTCAGGAATAATAACTGTTTTAGGAACGCAATTTAATGTAAAGCACCGAGATGATATTTTTGAAGTGATTTGTTACGAAGGCTCTGTTGGTGTTTCTTATAACTCAACCACAGTAACTTTAAAACCTGGGGAAACATTTTTGATAATTGATGGAAACAATATTAATATCCCTAAAGAAAACATTATAAAACCCTCCTGGATAAATAATCGGAGTAATTTTAAAAGCTTACCATTTAAATATGTAATTAACGAATTTGAACGACAATACAATGTAACTATAAATGTTAAAAACATTGATGTAAACGAATTATACACTGGACATTTTTTTCATAATGATATCAATCATGCCTTAAAATCTATAACTTTACCTTTAAACTTAAAACACAATAGCGAAAACAACAGTAACGTTATTGTACTAACACGTGAATAA
- a CDS encoding TonB-dependent receptor, with product MLYLCLFFFYHLPLKAQAIKEKEIALITYLKQIETQYNVSFTYADSNLRNKTIIPPSKTLSLKALIRYLEEHTTLTYEKLSDGIYVVRNLVRSITSTTQALDEVIITNYLTKGIILKNGGITNLKPKTFGILPGLIEPDVLQTIQALPGIQSVDERVSSVNIRGGTHDQNLILWDGIKMYQSGHFFGLVSAFNPYLTDNVIISKNGSSAIYGDGVSSVIDMRSSNKIKNIFSSGAGINLISADAYSVLPLSKKTELQLSLRRSITDIIETPTFDQYFKRIFQDSDLTNNLSGTETVSQNETFYFYDLSAKFLYDISKKDKLRINFFNVYNNLDYEEQATINNTNEALNSELVQGNISAGVSYSRNWNSKFSTSAQLTFSNYKLDATNFDVSNNQRLIQENEVFDGSLKVNLNYRINPYINFLGGYQFTEVGISNLQDVNNPNFRSFIKEVLHTHSVFSEFKFVSNSKNTNASLGLRSNYFEKFSESSIEPRLSFSHRFLDFFRVEVLGELKSQTTSQIIDLQNDFLGVEQRRWVLSNNTTIPIIKSQQLSTGIHYSRDNFLISLEAYIKNVDGITTRSQGFQNQFQFVNAIGSYQIKGVDFLINKKFEDLSIWLSYSYSKNDYTFDNLNAGESFPNNFDTRHTVAFAGAYTYNNFKLALGLNWRTGKPLTEPDTIEPVVNNVINYNSPNANNISDYLRVDTSATYDFKIGNTTQATLGLSLWNILDRENIINTYYTLNRDDSVSKVENFSLGITPNASFRIQF from the coding sequence ATACTATATTTATGCTTATTTTTCTTTTACCATTTGCCTTTAAAAGCGCAAGCAATTAAAGAAAAAGAAATAGCTCTTATTACATATTTAAAACAAATAGAAACTCAATATAATGTAAGTTTTACTTATGCAGATTCTAACCTCCGTAATAAAACTATTATTCCGCCTTCAAAAACCTTATCTCTTAAAGCACTTATAAGGTATTTGGAAGAGCATACAACACTAACATATGAAAAACTTAGTGATGGTATATATGTTGTTAGAAATCTAGTGCGCAGTATAACAAGTACAACTCAAGCTTTAGATGAAGTTATTATTACCAATTATTTAACTAAGGGTATTATACTTAAAAATGGAGGAATTACCAATTTAAAACCTAAAACTTTTGGTATACTTCCAGGATTAATAGAGCCTGATGTACTACAAACTATACAAGCATTACCAGGCATACAGAGTGTAGACGAACGTGTATCCAGTGTTAATATTAGAGGAGGTACTCATGATCAAAATTTAATTCTTTGGGATGGTATAAAAATGTATCAGTCTGGGCATTTTTTTGGATTAGTCTCTGCCTTTAATCCATATCTAACAGATAATGTTATTATTTCTAAAAATGGTAGTAGTGCTATTTATGGTGATGGTGTATCTAGCGTTATAGATATGCGTTCATCAAATAAAATCAAAAATATTTTTTCTAGTGGCGCAGGAATTAATTTAATTAGCGCTGATGCTTATAGTGTTCTTCCCTTAAGTAAAAAAACAGAATTACAGCTTTCTTTAAGGCGGTCGATTACAGATATTATAGAAACTCCAACATTTGATCAATATTTTAAACGAATTTTTCAAGATTCAGATCTTACTAATAATTTAAGTGGAACAGAAACGGTATCTCAAAATGAAACTTTTTATTTTTATGATTTAAGTGCAAAATTTTTATATGATATTTCTAAAAAAGATAAACTAAGAATTAACTTTTTTAATGTTTATAATAACTTAGATTATGAAGAGCAGGCTACAATAAATAACACAAATGAAGCTTTAAATAGCGAGCTTGTTCAGGGTAACATTTCTGCCGGGGTTTCATATTCAAGAAACTGGAACTCCAAATTCTCAACCTCAGCTCAATTAACTTTTTCTAATTATAAATTAGATGCCACTAATTTTGATGTAAGTAACAATCAGCGTTTAATTCAAGAAAACGAAGTTTTTGATGGCAGTTTAAAAGTTAATTTAAATTATCGCATTAATCCTTATATTAACTTTTTAGGAGGTTATCAGTTTACTGAAGTAGGCATCAGTAATCTCCAAGATGTTAACAATCCTAACTTCAGAAGTTTTATTAAAGAAGTATTACATACACATTCTGTATTTAGCGAATTTAAGTTTGTTTCTAATTCTAAAAACACAAATGCAAGTTTGGGATTACGTAGCAATTATTTTGAAAAATTTTCTGAATCTAGTATTGAGCCTCGATTAAGTTTTAGCCATCGTTTTTTAGATTTTTTTAGAGTTGAAGTTTTAGGAGAGTTAAAGAGTCAAACTACATCTCAAATTATTGATTTACAAAATGATTTTTTAGGTGTAGAGCAAAGACGCTGGGTATTATCTAATAATACTACAATCCCTATTATAAAAAGTCAGCAGTTATCTACAGGAATCCATTATAGCAGAGATAATTTTTTAATTAGCCTTGAAGCATATATAAAAAATGTTGATGGCATTACTACAAGAAGTCAAGGGTTTCAAAATCAATTTCAATTTGTAAATGCTATTGGAAGTTATCAAATAAAAGGTGTTGATTTTCTAATCAATAAAAAATTTGAAGATTTAAGTATTTGGTTAAGCTATTCCTATAGTAAAAATGATTATACTTTTGATAATTTAAACGCTGGAGAGTCTTTTCCTAATAACTTTGACACTAGACATACAGTTGCTTTTGCTGGAGCGTATACTTATAATAATTTCAAGCTAGCTTTAGGGTTAAATTGGCGTACAGGGAAGCCTTTAACAGAACCCGATACTATAGAACCAGTTGTAAACAATGTAATTAATTATAATAGCCCTAACGCTAATAATATATCTGATTATTTACGAGTTGACACTTCTGCTACATATGACTTTAAAATAGGAAATACTACTCAAGCTACTTTGGGACTTTCATTATGGAATATATTAGATAGAGAAAATATTATTAATACTTATTATACCCTTAATCGTGATGACTCTGTATCTAAGGTCGAAAATTTCTCACTCGGCATTACTCCAAATGCTAGTTTTAGAATTCAGTTTTAA
- a CDS encoding sodium/proline symporter, which produces MTIKIVVLIAYISVLFLIGIFASKRIKNMSDFYVGGKKLGFWAVAFSARATGESGWLLIGLTGMGALAGYSAYWVVAGELLGVAVSWFFMAKRFKKRSDNYESITIPDYLQSHFRSSTHTLRIIAASVLSIFVVIYVSSQIDATGIAFESMLGVNYYAGALIGFFIVLIYIFIGGFVAAVWSDLFQGLLMFFGLILLPIVVWFSMDHGTSITEGLNTIDPALTNIWGGNPDLWMNVFTILGFSMIGLGFLGSPQVYVRFMSIKNEAELDKGKWVAIAFTFLTDAAAVTIGILARVLFTQNGQDPEAIFGTGAKDVLAIMTENFLPLILVAIYIAIVLSAIMSTIDSLLIIASSAVTRDFYQKIFRPDLKDSELTKISRIVTVIMAIFALAIAMVIALVSPDRQVFWVIIFGWSGIAATFCPVIILSLFWKGFSEKGAIASMISGFISVIIVKFILQELENVGEYFIKLDVLAPSFVVAMIFGWIFSKLYPPKSRLIES; this is translated from the coding sequence ATGACCATTAAAATAGTTGTTCTTATAGCTTATATATCTGTTCTTTTTTTAATAGGGATTTTCGCTTCTAAACGCATAAAAAATATGAGCGATTTTTATGTTGGAGGGAAGAAATTGGGGTTTTGGGCAGTTGCATTTTCAGCAAGAGCAACAGGAGAATCTGGTTGGTTACTTATTGGCTTGACTGGAATGGGGGCTTTAGCAGGTTATTCAGCTTATTGGGTAGTTGCAGGAGAATTGTTAGGTGTTGCGGTCTCATGGTTTTTTATGGCAAAGCGTTTTAAAAAGCGTTCCGATAATTATGAATCAATAACAATTCCTGATTATTTGCAAAGTCATTTCAGGTCATCAACGCATACACTTCGAATTATTGCAGCATCTGTACTTTCAATTTTTGTGGTGATTTATGTGAGTTCTCAAATTGATGCTACTGGTATTGCTTTTGAATCTATGTTGGGAGTGAATTATTATGCAGGAGCTTTAATAGGATTTTTTATAGTGCTTATTTATATTTTTATTGGAGGTTTTGTCGCTGCAGTTTGGTCTGATTTATTTCAAGGGTTGTTAATGTTCTTTGGATTAATATTGCTTCCTATAGTCGTTTGGTTTTCTATGGATCATGGAACTAGTATTACAGAAGGGTTAAATACTATTGATCCAGCTTTAACAAATATTTGGGGAGGAAACCCAGATTTATGGATGAATGTATTTACTATTCTCGGATTTTCAATGATAGGCCTTGGGTTTTTAGGCTCACCACAAGTATATGTGCGTTTTATGTCGATTAAAAATGAAGCTGAATTAGATAAAGGGAAATGGGTAGCTATTGCATTTACATTTTTAACTGATGCAGCAGCAGTAACTATAGGAATCCTAGCACGTGTATTATTCACTCAAAATGGACAAGACCCTGAAGCTATATTTGGAACAGGCGCAAAAGATGTATTGGCAATAATGACGGAAAACTTTTTACCTTTAATATTAGTAGCAATTTATATTGCTATTGTATTATCTGCAATTATGTCTACAATAGATTCCCTTTTAATTATTGCATCTAGTGCAGTTACAAGAGATTTCTATCAAAAAATATTTAGACCAGATTTAAAAGATTCTGAGCTAACAAAAATTTCAAGAATTGTAACTGTTATTATGGCTATTTTTGCTTTAGCAATAGCAATGGTTATCGCTTTAGTATCTCCTGATAGGCAGGTGTTTTGGGTCATTATTTTTGGATGGTCTGGCATAGCTGCAACGTTCTGCCCAGTTATTATCTTATCCTTATTTTGGAAAGGATTTTCAGAAAAAGGAGCCATCGCTTCAATGATTTCAGGTTTTATAAGTGTAATTATAGTAAAATTTATACTTCAAGAGTTAGAGAATGTAGGCGAATATTTTATTAAACTCGATGTATTAGCGCCTTCATTTGTGGTTGCTATGATTTTTGGATGGATATTTTCTAAATTATATCCACCCAAATCTAGATTAATTGAGAGCTAA